A window of the Narcine bancroftii isolate sNarBan1 chromosome 4, sNarBan1.hap1, whole genome shotgun sequence genome harbors these coding sequences:
- the armt1 gene encoding damage-control phosphatase ARMT1 isoform X3 — protein MNRNIFAVSHRRSFAYLTIKDRLPQILTKAVDTVHRHRDKFFAQHGQEGVEAEKRAIGLLSKLRNELQTDKPALPLTDGLPDVAHWNKYLEQQQARLGSEGNTSWFNAPWLYMECYMYRRIHEALQLNPPMCDFDVFNEAKTQGFLESQQAIIAISTHLQEVNKKVEGFQETHLKAELMQLLQMRIITSLGDTDSWAEMACYPTVALWGNRCDLSISAGVTNSQTFNPLTALESLKPFILINDFEFVWRLLINNKKNKISGTAHTRIDIVLDNSGFELVADLVLADFLITSQLVHEIHFHGKSIPWFVSDTTKKDFDWTLNQMKTSSHPQMSKCGAAWENNVKRGVWNYQDHVFWTLPNEFYDMSLIANDLHAELQKSHLIFFKGDLNYRKLTGDRKWSYTVPFETALRGFQPAPLCSLRTLKADIQVGLKTGLGEQLAASDPDWLTSGHYAIIQFSNSFRK, from the exons gaaggcgTTGAGGCAGAAAAAAGAGCCATTGGTCTCTTGTCAAAGTTACGAAATGAACTGCAAACTGACAAGCCAGCACTACCTCTTACAGATGGATTACCAGATGTTGCCCACTGGAATAAATACCTTGAACAGCAGCAGGCTCGACTGGGGTCTGAGGGAAACACCAGCTGGTTTAATGCGCCCTGGTTGTACATGGAGTGTTACATGTACCGTAGGATCCATGAAGCACTGCAGCTCAA TCCTCCCATGTGTGATTTTGATGTATTTAATGAAGCAAAGACTCAAGGTTTCCTGGAGTCACAGCAAGCTATTATTGCTATCTCCACCCATCTTCAGGAAGTAAATAAAAAAGTAGAAGGCTTTCAGGAAACCCACCTTAAAGCTGAGCTAATGCAGCTCCTACAG ATGAGAATCATCACTAGTTTGGGtgacacggactcgtgggccgaaatggcctgttatcctact gttgcactgtggggaaacagatgtgaccTTTCCATTTCTGCCGGGGTGACCAACTCTCAAACATTCAACCCATTAACTGCTCTCGAATCTTTAAAGCCTTTCATTTTGATCAATGACTTTGAATTTGTTTGGCGCCTCCTCATCaataataagaaaaataaaatttcaggAACAGCTCACACCCGAATAGACATTGTCCTTGACAACTCTGGATTTGAGCTAGTGGCTGATTTGGTATTGGCGGATTTCCTCATCACTTCTCAACTCGTTCATGAAATTCACTTTCATGGGAAGAGCATACCTTGGTTTGTTTCTGATACAACAAAGAAAGATTTTGACTGGACACTGAATCAAATGAAGACATCCAGCCACCCACAGATGTCCAAGTGTGGAGCTGCATGGGAAAACAATGTGAAAAGAGGGGTTTGGAATTATCAGGACCACGTATTCTGGACTCTCCCCAATGAGTTTTATGACATGTCCCTCATTGCCAATGATCTGCATGCTGAACTGCAGAAGTCACACTTAATATTTTTTAAGGGAGACTTAAATTATAGGAAGCTAACAGGAGACAGGAAGTGGAGCTATACAGTTCCGTTTGAAACTGCTCTCCGCGGGTTTCAGCCAGCACCACTATGTAGCTTGCGGACACTGAAAGCTGATATTCAGGTTGGCTTAAAGACGGGGCTAGGTGAGCAGCTGGCGGCCTCTGATCCTGACTGGTTGACCAGTGGGCATTATGCAATTATTCAATTTAGCAACTCTTTCAGGAAATAA
- the armt1 gene encoding damage-control phosphatase ARMT1 isoform X4 translates to MKREGFGRRSFAYLTIKDRLPQILTKAVDTVHRHRDKFFAQHGQEGVEAEKRAIGLLSKLRNELQTDKPALPLTDGLPDVAHWNKYLEQQQARLGSEGNTSWFNAPWLYMECYMYRRIHEALQLNPPMCDFDVFNEAKTQGFLESQQAIIAISTHLQEVNKKVEGFQETHLKAELMQLLQMRIITSLGDTDSWAEMACYPTVALWGNRCDLSISAGVTNSQTFNPLTALESLKPFILINDFEFVWRLLINNKKNKISGTAHTRIDIVLDNSGFELVADLVLADFLITSQLVHEIHFHGKSIPWFVSDTTKKDFDWTLNQMKTSSHPQMSKCGAAWENNVKRGVWNYQDHVFWTLPNEFYDMSLIANDLHAELQKSHLIFFKGDLNYRKLTGDRKWSYTVPFETALRGFQPAPLCSLRTLKADIQVGLKTGLGEQLAASDPDWLTSGHYAIIQFSNSFRK, encoded by the exons gaaggcgTTGAGGCAGAAAAAAGAGCCATTGGTCTCTTGTCAAAGTTACGAAATGAACTGCAAACTGACAAGCCAGCACTACCTCTTACAGATGGATTACCAGATGTTGCCCACTGGAATAAATACCTTGAACAGCAGCAGGCTCGACTGGGGTCTGAGGGAAACACCAGCTGGTTTAATGCGCCCTGGTTGTACATGGAGTGTTACATGTACCGTAGGATCCATGAAGCACTGCAGCTCAA TCCTCCCATGTGTGATTTTGATGTATTTAATGAAGCAAAGACTCAAGGTTTCCTGGAGTCACAGCAAGCTATTATTGCTATCTCCACCCATCTTCAGGAAGTAAATAAAAAAGTAGAAGGCTTTCAGGAAACCCACCTTAAAGCTGAGCTAATGCAGCTCCTACAG ATGAGAATCATCACTAGTTTGGGtgacacggactcgtgggccgaaatggcctgttatcctact gttgcactgtggggaaacagatgtgaccTTTCCATTTCTGCCGGGGTGACCAACTCTCAAACATTCAACCCATTAACTGCTCTCGAATCTTTAAAGCCTTTCATTTTGATCAATGACTTTGAATTTGTTTGGCGCCTCCTCATCaataataagaaaaataaaatttcaggAACAGCTCACACCCGAATAGACATTGTCCTTGACAACTCTGGATTTGAGCTAGTGGCTGATTTGGTATTGGCGGATTTCCTCATCACTTCTCAACTCGTTCATGAAATTCACTTTCATGGGAAGAGCATACCTTGGTTTGTTTCTGATACAACAAAGAAAGATTTTGACTGGACACTGAATCAAATGAAGACATCCAGCCACCCACAGATGTCCAAGTGTGGAGCTGCATGGGAAAACAATGTGAAAAGAGGGGTTTGGAATTATCAGGACCACGTATTCTGGACTCTCCCCAATGAGTTTTATGACATGTCCCTCATTGCCAATGATCTGCATGCTGAACTGCAGAAGTCACACTTAATATTTTTTAAGGGAGACTTAAATTATAGGAAGCTAACAGGAGACAGGAAGTGGAGCTATACAGTTCCGTTTGAAACTGCTCTCCGCGGGTTTCAGCCAGCACCACTATGTAGCTTGCGGACACTGAAAGCTGATATTCAGGTTGGCTTAAAGACGGGGCTAGGTGAGCAGCTGGCGGCCTCTGATCCTGACTGGTTGACCAGTGGGCATTATGCAATTATTCAATTTAGCAACTCTTTCAGGAAATAA